DNA sequence from the Tissierella sp. MB52-C2 genome:
CAAAGTAATAGAATTAAAATAAATTAAGGAGGATTATAATGCTAAACGAAGTAAGAAAAGAACAATTAATCAAGCTATGCCAAGAACTAATAAGATGCCCTAGTGTTTCTGGTCAAGAAGATAAGGTAGTAGAAGCAATAAAAAAGAATTTTCAAGCTTTAGGATATGATGACTGTTATGTTGATTGCTATGGAAATGTAATAGGCCATATTAAAGGTACAGGAAAAGGAAAGGCTATTTTATTTGATGGTCATATAGATACTGTTCCTGTAACAGATGAATTAAAATGGAAATTTGGACCTTTCTGTGGAGAAATCTCAGAAGGAAAGATATATGGTCGCGGAGCATCTGATATGAAGGGTCAACTTAGTGCTATGATTGCGGCAGCTGCTTATTTTGCAGAGGATACAAACAAGGAATTTGATGGAGATGTATATGTTGCAGGAGTAGTTCATGAGGAAATATTTGAAGGAGTAGCCGCTAGAAAGATAAGTGATGCCATAAATCCTGACTATGTTGTAATAGGAGAATCCTCAGAGTTAAACTTAAAGATTGGGCAAAGAGGTAGAGCAGAAATTGTAGTAGAAGTCTTTGGAAAACCAGCTCACTCAGCTAATCCAGAAAAGGGAATTAACTCAGTTTACAAAATGGCTAAGATAATAGACAGAATTCAAGGACTAAAACCAACTACTCATGAGGAGTTAGGAGATGGA
Encoded proteins:
- a CDS encoding YgeY family selenium metabolism-linked hydrolase, with amino-acid sequence MLNEVRKEQLIKLCQELIRCPSVSGQEDKVVEAIKKNFQALGYDDCYVDCYGNVIGHIKGTGKGKAILFDGHIDTVPVTDELKWKFGPFCGEISEGKIYGRGASDMKGQLSAMIAAAAYFAEDTNKEFDGDVYVAGVVHEEIFEGVAARKISDAINPDYVVIGESSELNLKIGQRGRAEIVVEVFGKPAHSANPEKGINSVYKMAKIIDRIQGLKPTTHEELGDGILVLTDIKSSPYPGASVVPEYCRATFDRRLLVGETKESVLAPIKEFLDEMMKEDDELNAKVSYAIGSEICYTGETITGERFFPGWLFDKEDEFIQAAYKGLKEAGLNPEITNYSFCTNGSHYAGEKGIKTIGFGPSQENLAHTINEYIEIEQLEKGAKGYYGILKSVYSK